The proteins below come from a single Streptomyces spongiicola genomic window:
- the drmB gene encoding DrmB family protein yields the protein MTRKLRVRQAQTVLPFGVGAVFDIQGESFVATGIGDWPRQRRPVASPRLAARLGVSGFFAAPAALDDRFDRADAPGAPYIRFPAWLFCGSCRRMVRWRIADEKPGTPPSCPSCTPVRRLAPMRFVQICAAGHLGDVDWWFWAHARLDAAARQSCGSRERLRFRVADRVTGLEALSVSCAAPGCRASRDLLDILGTHGMRCSGRNPWQRLGEAVDCAKPVQVVQRTAGNLYYPLVHSALSLPETDLPAAGEEALAERVRESEYWVLLCKTAGTPRAEVLRDMIKEDTGVDDGLLDALLAEETGTGTPARTGTADAALAAGSDLRREEWAALTAAEPPLTGDFSIRGTTLGLAGERTGPWAGLHRRTGRIVLADRLREVRALSGFSRVSPDAALVPADTSRKLRWLPAVEVFGEGVLITLDADELAAWEVLPAVRSRVAGLRADLDRSFQKDRLQALTGPELPPRFVLLHSLAHLVVRQLSFESGYATASLRERVYARPEHGQCGILVYTAAGDAEGTLGGLVQQGEPPRLAETLLRTAEAAAWCSADPLCSEHTGQGFGNLNRAACHACALLPETSCETGNTLLDRALVVGGGGIPGFFEPIVAAARAAAARE from the coding sequence GTGACGCGCAAGCTCCGGGTACGACAGGCCCAGACGGTGCTGCCGTTCGGGGTCGGCGCGGTCTTCGACATCCAGGGCGAATCGTTCGTCGCGACGGGCATCGGCGACTGGCCGCGGCAGCGCCGGCCCGTGGCCTCCCCGCGCCTGGCCGCGCGGCTCGGGGTGAGCGGCTTCTTCGCGGCGCCCGCCGCGCTCGACGACCGCTTCGACCGCGCCGACGCCCCCGGCGCGCCCTACATCCGCTTTCCGGCCTGGCTGTTCTGCGGCTCCTGCCGCCGCATGGTGCGGTGGCGCATCGCCGACGAGAAGCCCGGCACCCCGCCGAGCTGCCCGTCCTGCACACCGGTGCGCCGGCTCGCCCCGATGCGCTTCGTCCAGATCTGCGCCGCCGGACACCTCGGCGACGTCGACTGGTGGTTCTGGGCGCACGCCCGGCTCGACGCCGCAGCCCGGCAGTCCTGCGGCTCGCGCGAACGCCTGCGGTTCCGGGTCGCGGACCGCGTGACGGGCCTGGAAGCCCTGTCCGTCTCGTGCGCGGCACCCGGCTGCCGGGCCTCCCGGGACCTGCTGGACATCCTCGGCACGCACGGCATGCGCTGCTCCGGGAGGAACCCCTGGCAGCGGCTGGGCGAAGCCGTGGACTGCGCCAAGCCCGTGCAGGTCGTCCAGCGTACGGCCGGCAACCTCTACTACCCGCTGGTCCACTCGGCGCTCTCCCTCCCCGAGACCGACCTGCCTGCCGCGGGGGAGGAGGCCCTCGCGGAACGCGTCCGCGAGAGTGAGTACTGGGTGCTGCTCTGCAAGACCGCCGGGACCCCGCGGGCGGAGGTCCTCCGGGACATGATCAAGGAGGACACGGGCGTGGACGACGGCCTCCTCGACGCGCTCCTCGCCGAGGAGACGGGAACCGGTACGCCGGCCCGGACCGGCACCGCGGACGCCGCGCTCGCCGCGGGATCCGACCTGCGCCGTGAGGAATGGGCGGCGCTTACCGCCGCCGAACCGCCCCTGACCGGCGACTTCTCGATACGCGGCACCACCCTCGGACTCGCCGGGGAGAGGACCGGGCCATGGGCCGGGCTGCACCGCCGGACGGGACGGATCGTCCTCGCCGACCGGCTGCGCGAAGTCCGCGCCCTGTCCGGCTTCAGCCGGGTCTCCCCGGACGCCGCCCTCGTCCCCGCCGACACCTCGCGCAAGCTGCGCTGGCTGCCCGCGGTCGAGGTCTTCGGCGAGGGCGTCCTGATCACCCTTGACGCCGACGAGCTCGCCGCCTGGGAAGTCCTTCCCGCCGTCCGCTCCAGGGTGGCCGGGCTCCGGGCCGACCTCGACCGGTCCTTCCAGAAGGACCGGCTCCAGGCGCTGACCGGCCCCGAACTGCCGCCCCGATTCGTACTCCTGCACAGCCTGGCCCACCTGGTGGTGCGCCAGCTGTCCTTCGAGTCCGGCTACGCCACGGCCAGTCTCCGCGAGCGGGTGTACGCCCGGCCCGAACACGGCCAGTGCGGGATCCTCGTGTACACGGCGGCCGGCGACGCCGAGGGCACGCTGGGCGGTCTCGTGCAGCAGGGGGAGCCGCCCCGGCTCGCGGAGACGCTGCTGAGGACGGCGGAGGCAGCCGCCTGGTGCTCGGCCGATCCGCTGTGCTCGGAACACACCGGTCAGGGCTTCGGCAACCTCAACCGGGCGGCCTGCCACGCCTGCGCGCTGCTCCCCGAGACCAGCTGCGAGACCGGGAACACCCTGCTGGACCGCGCGCTCGTCGTGGGCGGGGGAGGCATCCCCGGATTCTTCGAGCCGATCGTGGCCGCCGCCCGTGCGGCGGCCGCCCGGGAGTGA
- a CDS encoding phosphotransferase family protein encodes MHLPTHDEAARLVRRWIRGADPRPLGRGMEGLVYEIDQDRVAKVWFGESATALRRTRAFYDALAGRPFGFEVPRIHEVHVVEGRCVTIERRLGGSPLADHVESGGVTVDEAQSTFLDVLSRLGTGGPLPEGRAMPVMDEEASLYDAAEDFPMALHALAERRVTRFRGVLEPAVEDLDKKVTALRGRLCEVDSGRRSVVHGDLTPGNVLVDAAGSPTAVLDWGFLTTEGDPVFDASVAASIFDMYGERALETELGLYARIEERLGCEREALLVYRAAYALVTANAYDAAGEDGHFAWCAAALNRPDIVRALLG; translated from the coding sequence ATGCACCTCCCCACCCATGACGAAGCGGCCCGTCTCGTGCGCCGCTGGATCCGGGGAGCCGACCCCCGGCCGCTCGGCCGTGGGATGGAAGGGCTGGTCTACGAGATCGACCAGGACCGGGTCGCCAAGGTCTGGTTCGGCGAGTCGGCGACGGCCCTGCGGCGGACCCGGGCGTTCTACGACGCGCTGGCCGGTCGTCCCTTCGGGTTCGAGGTCCCGCGAATCCACGAGGTTCACGTCGTCGAGGGCCGCTGCGTCACGATCGAGCGGCGGCTCGGCGGATCCCCCCTGGCCGACCACGTGGAGAGCGGCGGTGTCACCGTCGACGAGGCGCAGTCGACGTTCCTCGATGTGCTGTCCCGGCTGGGGACGGGCGGGCCGCTGCCCGAGGGGCGGGCCATGCCGGTCATGGACGAGGAGGCTTCGCTCTACGACGCGGCCGAGGACTTCCCCATGGCCCTCCACGCGCTGGCCGAGCGTCGCGTCACCCGGTTCAGGGGTGTGCTCGAACCGGCCGTCGAGGACCTCGACAAGAAGGTGACCGCGCTGCGGGGCCGTCTGTGCGAGGTCGACAGCGGCCGGCGGTCCGTCGTCCACGGCGACCTGACTCCCGGCAACGTCCTGGTGGACGCAGCCGGTTCCCCGACCGCGGTCCTCGACTGGGGTTTCCTCACCACCGAGGGGGACCCGGTGTTCGACGCCTCGGTCGCGGCTTCGATCTTCGACATGTACGGGGAGCGCGCCCTGGAGACCGAACTCGGTCTGTACGCGCGGATCGAGGAGCGACTCGGCTGCGAGCGGGAGGCGCTCCTGGTCTACCGCGCGGCGTACGCGCTGGTCACCGCGAACGCGTACGACGCCGCCGGGGAGGACGGCCACTTCGCCTGGTGCGCGGCGGCCCTGAACCGGCCCGACATCGTACGAGCGCTGCTGGGCTGA
- a CDS encoding DEAD/DEAH box helicase — MTLTYLDATPAQRALLDGLPFDGNHLVNGTPGSGKSLLAAQRAVMLALTGTRTVLLTRSNLLRQSLWPLVSELCLDSADVGVETVHGWLARWYGPDAPRTDDGWFDWPAFYERAVLTEEDGPVALVVDEGQDLPPEFYRLCRMIGAPTTVFADECQRLTESRSTLDEIAQGLGNCSVHDLDGNHRNTRQTAELAAWFHTGRHPPALPGRDGPLPRLHALPHPGAVTDLLIGLAERQRSHTVGVVVHSTRTQFDLLSRLERKAPRLRPQTYTAQATGGRYRTLDLSRPGIVIVHRASAKGLEFDTVVVPDTETDAAVDPSSAELRMTYYVLATRARHALHFVHAGNQEPTHLKAIPRDVLVRG; from the coding sequence ATGACCCTGACGTACCTCGATGCGACGCCGGCCCAGCGGGCCCTGCTCGACGGGCTGCCGTTCGACGGGAACCACCTGGTCAACGGGACGCCCGGGAGCGGCAAGAGCCTCCTGGCGGCGCAGCGGGCCGTGATGCTCGCCCTGACCGGCACCCGTACCGTCCTGCTGACCCGGTCGAACCTCCTGCGGCAGTCGCTGTGGCCGCTGGTGTCGGAGCTCTGCCTGGACAGCGCGGACGTCGGGGTCGAGACGGTGCACGGCTGGCTCGCCCGCTGGTACGGGCCGGACGCCCCGCGGACCGACGACGGATGGTTCGACTGGCCCGCCTTCTACGAACGGGCGGTCCTCACCGAAGAGGACGGCCCCGTTGCCCTGGTCGTCGACGAAGGGCAGGACCTGCCACCGGAGTTCTACCGGCTTTGCCGGATGATCGGCGCGCCCACCACGGTGTTCGCCGACGAGTGCCAGCGGCTGACCGAATCCCGCTCCACCCTGGACGAGATCGCCCAGGGGCTGGGCAACTGCTCCGTCCACGATCTCGACGGCAACCACCGCAACACCCGGCAGACGGCGGAGCTGGCCGCCTGGTTCCACACCGGCAGGCACCCGCCCGCGCTGCCCGGCCGTGACGGACCTCTGCCTCGGCTGCATGCGCTGCCGCACCCGGGAGCGGTGACGGACCTGCTGATCGGGCTTGCCGAGAGGCAGCGCAGCCACACCGTCGGAGTGGTGGTGCACTCGACCCGGACGCAGTTCGATCTGCTGTCGCGCCTGGAACGCAAGGCCCCCCGGCTGAGGCCGCAGACGTACACGGCGCAGGCGACCGGCGGCCGGTACCGCACGCTCGACCTCTCCCGCCCCGGCATCGTCATCGTCCACCGGGCCAGTGCGAAGGGGCTGGAGTTCGACACCGTCGTGGTGCCGGACACCGAGACGGACGCAGCCGTGGACCCCTCCTCGGCGGAGCTGCGTATGACCTACTACGTGCTGGCCACCCGGGCGCGTCACGCACTGCACTTCGTCCATGCGGGAAACCAGGAACCGACGCATCTGAAGGCGATCCCCCGCGATGTGCTGGTCCGCGGGTAG
- a CDS encoding helicase-related protein, with protein MDPRQELVDYLNRQLVGPVLGEDEILDGPPDRQYLMGTLYPQDADLQRQLTLAAEDGDGIGTEGAAADTDPADDPVPESNAWLPSSLGLSFYTDSPTLEISCGGARYRTLPADGEHGRRWQRIPLQDETHRVGPDQEVVPVPVPVLDGRAELRLRRRPLGAGQLVTVALVNAARTEPALGRAAQWERMLFQVGLGVRPCEGRVLQYPSVRLASRDPEEQELRLQYRHVRTHAVGHGCSVEEERDGGTVTGLRAAVLPETEVPATRPAGLVGAPVLNVLHLADPALPVAQLRRELTEFTTGYRDWYEQQLRTEVPEWGRAAAERVLKRIGAAVARMESGVRTLCDPGCPELLDAFRAANLAMALQMRHSARDQAGSRRSRRDPVQADPAPDPEATWRSFQLAFFLLALDGVADPRHPDRNLTDLIWFPTGGGKTEAYLLLAAFVMVLRRRDPRGGGTAVLSRYTLSLLTTQQFQRAATTVCALETLRRADPGHFGAEPFTIGLWVGEATSPNSYDAAVKAAQDIRAAARPEDVFILDRCPWCGTRIVPEHRSGDHADYGIRAEAGSFAFFCPRDTCVFHDELPVAVVDQQLYDHPPTFVLGTVDKFARLAWEPRAGRLFGAETGCRPPSLVIQDELHLLTGPLGTTVGLYEAAILGLCSTADGTGPKVVASTATIRRSGEQVRALYGSEVQLFPPAGLDARYSYFAEPDTSRPGRRYLGVMAQGHTAGRAAVATAAAMLQGAWELPEEHRDAYWTLVAYHHSLRELGRTVTAAADDIPAQLAGLDAGAGVRPLADHQVQELTSNLARTEQPLLLDRLEKSWDQQDAVSFLPCTNMLSVGVDVKRLALMLMQGQPKTTAEYIQATSRVGRHNVPGLVVTFFNATRPRDRSHYETFGPYHRALYRHVEPTSVTPWSLPSRRRALHAALVILVRHRLGLSGENQAGELPARLDEARALAETLARKAGASDRHAAHAVRTELAEILAAWEEAARNAEQEGKELYYRGQGKGRHNLLKNFEQHGGLWDTLHSMRSVDRECQVTVKGADQ; from the coding sequence ATGGACCCCAGACAAGAACTCGTCGACTACCTCAACCGCCAGCTCGTCGGCCCGGTCCTGGGCGAGGACGAGATCCTCGACGGGCCACCCGACCGCCAGTACCTGATGGGGACCCTCTACCCCCAGGACGCGGACCTGCAAAGGCAGCTCACGCTGGCGGCCGAGGACGGAGACGGCATCGGAACCGAGGGCGCGGCCGCCGACACCGACCCGGCGGACGACCCCGTACCGGAGTCGAACGCCTGGCTGCCGTCCTCCCTCGGCCTGAGCTTCTACACCGACAGCCCCACTCTGGAGATCAGCTGCGGCGGTGCCCGCTACCGGACGCTGCCGGCGGACGGCGAGCACGGACGCCGCTGGCAGCGGATCCCGCTCCAGGACGAGACGCACCGCGTCGGACCGGACCAGGAAGTTGTCCCCGTACCCGTCCCGGTCCTCGACGGGCGGGCCGAACTGCGGCTGCGCCGACGGCCCCTCGGCGCCGGGCAGCTGGTCACCGTCGCCCTGGTGAACGCCGCCCGTACCGAACCGGCCCTCGGCCGCGCGGCCCAGTGGGAACGGATGCTCTTCCAGGTCGGCCTCGGCGTACGGCCCTGCGAGGGCCGGGTACTCCAGTACCCCAGCGTCCGGCTGGCCAGCCGGGACCCCGAGGAACAGGAGCTGAGGCTCCAGTACCGGCACGTCCGCACCCACGCCGTCGGTCACGGGTGCTCCGTCGAGGAGGAACGCGACGGCGGGACCGTCACCGGGCTGCGCGCGGCGGTGCTGCCGGAAACCGAGGTGCCCGCGACCAGGCCGGCCGGGCTCGTCGGCGCACCCGTCCTCAACGTGCTGCACCTGGCCGACCCGGCGCTGCCCGTGGCACAGCTCCGCAGGGAGCTCACGGAGTTCACCACCGGCTACCGCGACTGGTACGAGCAGCAGCTGCGCACCGAGGTGCCGGAATGGGGCCGCGCCGCCGCCGAACGGGTGCTCAAGCGGATCGGTGCCGCCGTGGCCCGCATGGAATCCGGGGTCCGCACCCTCTGCGACCCCGGCTGCCCGGAACTGCTGGACGCCTTCCGCGCCGCCAACCTCGCCATGGCCCTGCAGATGAGGCACTCCGCCCGCGACCAGGCGGGGTCGCGCCGCTCCCGCCGCGACCCCGTACAGGCGGACCCCGCACCCGACCCCGAGGCCACCTGGCGCTCGTTCCAGCTGGCGTTCTTCCTGCTGGCCCTGGACGGAGTCGCCGACCCGCGCCACCCCGACCGGAACCTGACCGACCTCATCTGGTTCCCGACCGGTGGCGGCAAGACCGAGGCGTACCTGCTGCTCGCCGCCTTCGTCATGGTGCTGCGCCGGCGGGATCCGAGGGGCGGTGGTACGGCCGTCCTCAGCCGGTACACCCTCAGCCTGCTGACCACCCAGCAGTTCCAGCGTGCCGCGACCACCGTGTGCGCGCTGGAGACGCTACGCAGGGCCGATCCCGGCCACTTCGGGGCGGAGCCGTTCACGATCGGCCTGTGGGTGGGCGAGGCGACCTCGCCCAACTCCTACGACGCCGCGGTGAAGGCGGCGCAGGACATCCGGGCCGCGGCCCGTCCCGAGGACGTGTTCATCCTCGATCGCTGCCCCTGGTGCGGGACCCGGATCGTGCCGGAGCACCGCTCCGGCGACCACGCGGACTACGGCATCAGGGCCGAGGCCGGCTCGTTCGCCTTCTTCTGCCCCCGCGACACCTGCGTCTTCCACGACGAACTGCCCGTCGCCGTCGTCGACCAGCAGCTCTACGACCACCCGCCGACCTTCGTCCTCGGGACCGTCGACAAATTCGCCCGGCTCGCCTGGGAGCCCCGGGCCGGAAGGCTGTTCGGCGCGGAGACCGGCTGCCGACCGCCCTCCCTGGTCATCCAGGACGAGCTACACCTGCTGACCGGGCCGCTCGGCACGACCGTCGGCCTCTACGAGGCCGCGATTCTCGGCCTGTGCAGCACGGCGGACGGAACCGGCCCGAAGGTGGTCGCCTCCACCGCCACCATTCGCCGCTCCGGCGAACAGGTGCGCGCCCTGTACGGGTCGGAGGTGCAACTGTTCCCGCCGGCCGGTCTCGACGCCCGCTACTCCTACTTCGCCGAACCCGACACCTCGCGCCCCGGCCGCCGCTACCTCGGGGTGATGGCTCAGGGACACACCGCGGGCCGCGCCGCCGTCGCCACCGCGGCCGCGATGCTCCAGGGTGCCTGGGAACTGCCCGAGGAACACCGGGACGCCTACTGGACCCTGGTCGCCTACCACCACAGCCTGCGGGAACTCGGCCGGACCGTCACCGCAGCGGCGGACGACATCCCCGCCCAGCTCGCGGGCCTGGACGCCGGTGCGGGTGTGCGCCCGCTGGCCGACCACCAGGTGCAGGAGCTGACGAGCAACCTCGCCCGGACCGAACAGCCCCTGCTGCTCGACCGGCTGGAGAAGTCCTGGGACCAGCAGGACGCCGTGTCCTTCCTGCCCTGCACCAACATGCTGTCGGTCGGCGTGGACGTCAAACGGCTCGCCCTGATGCTGATGCAGGGCCAGCCCAAGACCACCGCCGAATACATCCAGGCCACCAGCCGGGTCGGCCGGCACAATGTGCCCGGTCTCGTCGTCACCTTCTTCAACGCCACCCGTCCCAGGGACCGTTCTCACTACGAGACCTTCGGCCCCTACCACCGGGCCCTGTACCGTCACGTCGAACCGACCAGCGTCACGCCCTGGTCCCTCCCCTCACGCCGACGGGCTCTGCATGCCGCGCTCGTCATCCTCGTACGCCACCGGCTCGGGCTCAGCGGGGAGAACCAGGCAGGGGAACTGCCCGCCAGGCTCGACGAGGCTCGGGCCCTCGCCGAGACGCTGGCACGGAAGGCGGGGGCGAGCGACCGGCATGCCGCGCACGCCGTCCGCACCGAGCTGGCCGAGATCCTCGCCGCCTGGGAGGAAGCGGCACGCAACGCCGAGCAGGAAGGCAAGGAGCTCTACTACCGCGGCCAGGGCAAGGGTCGGCACAACCTGCTGAAGAACTTCGAACAGCACGGAGGGCTGTGGGACACCCTGCACTCCATGCGCAGCGTGGACCGCGAATGCCAGGTGACGGTGAAGGGAGCCGACCAGTGA
- a CDS encoding winged helix-turn-helix domain-containing protein, producing the protein MSDLPRYEYVKLADTIAADITSGKLPQGAALPGERAMTELYRVSIGTVRRAVAELRKRELVATLPAKGTYVIGAPQARPDTQTDDEPTD; encoded by the coding sequence ATGAGCGACCTCCCGCGCTACGAGTACGTCAAACTCGCCGACACCATTGCGGCCGATATCACGTCCGGCAAGTTGCCGCAGGGCGCCGCGCTACCCGGAGAGCGGGCCATGACGGAGCTGTACCGGGTGAGCATCGGGACTGTGCGCAGGGCCGTCGCGGAACTCCGCAAGCGGGAACTTGTCGCCACGCTGCCTGCGAAGGGGACCTACGTCATCGGAGCACCGCAAGCGCGTCCGGACACCCAGACCGACGACGAGCCAACCGACTGA
- a CDS encoding sigma-70 family RNA polymerase sigma factor gives MKAEGRGERSAAELRAALRELYGELMRAAVSGVVSERQFLLSVDRLGLVQGEQDRLRDELARLGLGVRGEAEHISKDRRDTRKVAPQPQPSPAAGRVDLAHGLLGRYQGGRGSVGAETVAGVARLCGLTPEEERTLRARVSPRPPARTAAGSVVPGPRDEAAVRPAPSVPLSEVSVPTAGPEDADGPEDAEDAEDAEPFLPAVSPPAVGDVSRAVEAARALLDESRFIRRPESRLLSAAEEVGLGALVRGGAEGIGRPVTEAEIAALPATDIRVRARNCFVVHNQRLVRSIVPKYLEQGLDYEDLFQHGARALMRAAVKFDPTQGYKFSTYATWWIRQGLTRAVADEGAVIRIPVHMHEKMRKVAMTERTLQSQGRPARPADLAVVCDMPVHRVEGILLLSRRTDSLDRIVADGAHLGDLVALDRPLPSAERLAMEQMHRAYLLSFLERFGEREARILLRRTGLDDGERSTLEDLGREFDVTRERIRQVEMKAFETLRQMLLEAGFGPGHREPPDPKPRKRATRTQRAARAARAVQTARAARVARFAHAAGAAQAGQPGTGAESVAGQDPVVRPDATRSEAGPSAGAGAGAGAPQAAPEPVPEPVPAPEPVPEPAPAPEPVPEPAPAAVPAPVSDPAPAAEPVAASASAPPPASPSAPAPAHVAAPAPLQAGLPRGPYAPDWERALAIPVQFSGSVAWLSEYVLLALGHEELAHVLGRPAADDVVAVLKRRGTLDRPVVAALEVLQKVFDSLKDSGMRPADFLDRSFQALNGVSPRFYLAQRPLVHRESRLAVRDALREFTKEPVAPAASAAATGPAAPEGAATAERPAERPEERPAGTGTEPAAAAGAVAEPERAGVSAGSTVVPSAPVLAAAARGQRPGHTAAEWNAALDAEVERRLDELEAAYLGRVDRALQRQERSLRREADARSAGLREEAEARLRRERAEHQTQTAALMAGLREAEERAARAEERARESARQHLSQIGSLEEQLRGARFAVAQREAALREAEDDAGAATEAVERWAAQRIAETETAARDAHRLVAELEAQIAALTTAPERGTPRDMRGRG, from the coding sequence GTGAAGGCAGAGGGCCGAGGTGAACGCAGTGCCGCCGAACTCCGGGCCGCCCTTCGTGAGCTGTACGGCGAACTGATGCGCGCCGCCGTGTCGGGTGTGGTCTCCGAGCGGCAGTTCCTCCTGAGCGTGGACAGGCTCGGGCTGGTGCAGGGGGAGCAGGACCGACTCCGCGACGAGCTGGCCCGCCTGGGGCTGGGGGTCCGGGGGGAAGCGGAACACATCAGCAAGGACCGGCGGGACACCCGGAAGGTTGCACCGCAGCCGCAGCCGTCGCCGGCCGCGGGCCGGGTGGACCTGGCACACGGCCTCCTGGGCCGCTACCAGGGCGGCCGGGGGAGCGTGGGTGCCGAGACGGTCGCCGGCGTCGCGCGCCTGTGCGGGCTGACGCCGGAGGAGGAGCGGACGCTGCGCGCCAGGGTGTCGCCCCGGCCGCCGGCGCGGACTGCCGCCGGAAGCGTCGTACCCGGGCCGAGGGATGAGGCTGCCGTCCGGCCGGCGCCGAGCGTGCCGCTGTCCGAGGTGTCCGTGCCGACAGCCGGCCCGGAGGACGCGGACGGCCCGGAGGACGCGGAGGACGCGGAGGACGCGGAGCCCTTCCTGCCGGCCGTTTCGCCGCCCGCGGTCGGTGACGTGAGCCGGGCCGTCGAGGCCGCCCGTGCCCTTCTTGACGAGAGCCGCTTCATCCGGCGGCCGGAGAGCCGTCTTCTGTCGGCAGCCGAAGAGGTGGGACTCGGAGCGCTGGTACGGGGTGGAGCAGAGGGGATCGGCCGGCCGGTGACGGAGGCGGAGATCGCCGCGCTGCCCGCCACCGACATCCGGGTCAGGGCGCGGAACTGCTTCGTCGTCCACAACCAGCGGCTGGTCCGCAGCATCGTTCCCAAGTACCTGGAGCAGGGGCTCGACTACGAGGACCTGTTCCAGCACGGGGCCCGGGCCCTGATGAGGGCGGCGGTGAAGTTCGACCCGACCCAGGGCTACAAGTTCTCCACGTACGCCACCTGGTGGATCCGGCAGGGACTCACCCGGGCCGTCGCCGACGAAGGGGCCGTCATCCGCATCCCCGTCCACATGCACGAGAAGATGCGCAAGGTCGCCATGACCGAGCGGACGCTCCAGTCGCAGGGCCGGCCCGCGCGCCCGGCCGACCTGGCCGTGGTGTGCGACATGCCCGTGCACCGCGTGGAGGGGATCCTGCTGCTGAGCCGCCGCACGGACTCCCTGGACCGGATCGTCGCGGATGGCGCCCACCTGGGCGACCTCGTCGCCCTTGACCGTCCGCTGCCCTCGGCCGAGCGGCTGGCCATGGAGCAGATGCACCGTGCGTACCTGCTGTCATTCCTGGAACGGTTCGGCGAGCGGGAGGCCAGGATCCTGCTGCGCCGGACAGGGCTGGACGACGGGGAGCGGTCGACCCTGGAGGACCTGGGCAGGGAGTTCGACGTCACGCGTGAGCGCATCCGCCAGGTGGAAATGAAGGCGTTCGAGACGCTGCGGCAGATGCTGCTGGAGGCCGGCTTCGGTCCCGGGCACAGGGAGCCGCCCGACCCGAAGCCGCGCAAGCGCGCCACGCGCACGCAGCGGGCGGCCCGTGCCGCCCGCGCTGTCCAGACGGCCCGTGCCGCCCGCGTGGCCCGATTCGCCCACGCTGCCGGTGCCGCCCAGGCCGGGCAGCCGGGTACCGGGGCCGAATCCGTCGCCGGGCAGGACCCGGTGGTGCGGCCGGATGCCACACGGTCGGAGGCTGGGCCGAGCGCGGGTGCGGGTGCGGGTGCTGGTGCGCCGCAGGCTGCGCCCGAGCCCGTTCCCGAGCCCGTTCCCGCGCCCGAGCCCGTTCCCGAGCCCGCGCCCGCGCCCGAGCCTGTTCCCGAGCCCGCGCCGGCGGCCGTGCCCGCGCCGGTGTCCGACCCTGCTCCCGCGGCCGAGCCGGTGGCCGCGTCTGCGTCGGCTCCCCCACCTGCTTCCCCGAGCGCGCCCGCTCCGGCTCACGTGGCCGCTCCCGCTCCCCTCCAGGCCGGCTTACCGCGAGGGCCGTACGCTCCTGACTGGGAGCGGGCGCTGGCCATCCCGGTGCAGTTCTCCGGGAGCGTGGCCTGGCTCTCCGAGTACGTGTTGCTGGCCCTCGGCCACGAGGAACTGGCCCACGTGCTGGGGCGGCCCGCGGCCGACGACGTGGTGGCGGTGCTGAAACGGCGGGGCACGCTGGACCGTCCCGTGGTCGCCGCCCTCGAAGTGCTGCAGAAGGTGTTCGACTCGCTCAAGGACTCCGGCATGCGCCCTGCGGACTTCCTCGACCGGTCCTTCCAGGCGCTGAATGGGGTGTCGCCGAGGTTCTACCTGGCCCAACGCCCCCTGGTCCACCGGGAATCCCGCCTCGCCGTCCGCGATGCCCTGCGTGAGTTCACGAAGGAGCCGGTGGCCCCGGCGGCGTCCGCCGCCGCGACCGGTCCGGCCGCCCCGGAGGGAGCCGCCACGGCGGAGAGGCCTGCGGAGAGGCCTGAGGAGAGGCCTGCGGGGACCGGGACAGAGCCCGCAGCGGCGGCCGGGGCGGTGGCGGAACCGGAGCGGGCAGGCGTATCCGCGGGAAGCACGGTAGTCCCTTCCGCTCCCGTCCTGGCGGCCGCGGCGCGGGGACAGCGTCCCGGACACACTGCCGCGGAGTGGAACGCGGCCCTGGACGCCGAGGTCGAGCGCCGGCTCGACGAGCTGGAGGCCGCGTACCTCGGGCGGGTCGACCGGGCCCTGCAACGGCAGGAACGGTCACTGCGCAGGGAGGCCGACGCCCGCTCGGCCGGGCTCCGCGAAGAAGCCGAAGCCCGGCTGCGGCGCGAGCGCGCGGAGCATCAGACGCAGACCGCCGCGCTCATGGCGGGACTGCGGGAGGCCGAGGAGCGTGCCGCACGGGCCGAAGAGCGGGCGCGGGAATCCGCCAGGCAGCACCTGTCACAGATCGGCTCCTTGGAGGAGCAGCTCCGGGGGGCGCGATTCGCGGTCGCCCAGCGGGAGGCGGCACTGCGGGAGGCCGAGGACGACGCAGGCGCCGCGACCGAGGCCGTAGAGCGTTGGGCGGCGCAGCGCATCGCGGAGACCGAAACCGCCGCGCGTGACGCCCACCGACTGGTCGCCGAACTGGAAGCCCAGATCGCGGCCCTCACCACGGCGCCCGAGCGCGGGACCCCGCGCGACATGCGGGGCCGCGGCTGA